The Rhizobiaceae bacterium genome contains the following window.
CCTTCATGATCGGCTCCAGCAGCACCGGGCCGCAGGCTGCCATGCCTTCCTTCATGGCAAGCTTCGCCGCCATCTGGAAGGCCATGTCCGAGGAATCGACGGTGTGATACGAGCCGTCCTGAAGGTTTACGGCGATGTCCACCACCGGGAAGCCGAGCGGGCCGGATTTCAGATAGTCCCGCACGCCGGTCTCGACGGACGGGATGTACTGGCGCGGCACCACGCCGCCCGTGATGGTCTCGGTGAACTGGAAACCGCTGCCGCGCGGCAGCGGCTTGATGTCCAGCACCACGTCGCCGAACTGCCCATGGCCGCCCGACTGCTTCTTGTGGCGACCGCGCTGGGTTACGGATTTGCGAATCGTCTCGCGATAGGGCACCGAGGGGTTGCGGCTTTCGATCGGTATCTGGTTGCGGCCTTCCAGCCGCTCGCGCGCCACCCGCAGGTGCATTTCGCCATGGCCGGACAGGATCGTCTCGCCCGTGTCCTGATTGTGCTCCAGCGACAGCGAGGGGTCCTCGTCGGCAAGGCGATGGATCGCCGCCGACATCTTCACCTCGTCCTTGCGCTCCTTCGGCCTCAGCGCAAACGCATAGACCGGCTGCGGCGGGACCAGTTTCACCAGTGGCTCCATGCCGGATCTGGAAGAGGTCAGCGTCTGCCCGGTCATGGCGTCGTCCAGCTTTCCGAGCGCAACCGTGTCGCCGGTGGACGCGGCGGAGGTCTTGACCTGGGCCGTGCCGAGCAAGCTGTACATGCCGGAGATTTTGACCGGATTGCCGCCCGGCAGATACAGTTCCGCGCCGTCCGCCAGCGTTCCCGCCAGCACGCGCGATACCGACAGCTTGCCGCCATGCGGCGTGTGGATGGTCTTCATCACCTGCACCACTGTGCCGGCCTTGTCGGGAACACCGAGCCGTCGCGCCGTCGCGCCGACATCCGGCGCATCGTGGCGGATCGATTTCAGCAGGCGCAACACGCCATTGCCCTTTTCCGCCGTGCCGATGAAAACAGGCGTCACCGCCCCGTCGCGCAGGTCGGCGGCGAGATCGTCGAACACCTCGTCGGCGGGCGGCTCCTTGTCTTCAAGCAATTGTTCCATGAGCACATCGTCGTGGTCGGCCAGCGTTTCCAGCATCTGGAAGCGCGCTTCAAGCTCGCGCGCCTTCTCGTCGCCCGGAATTTCGGTGATTTCGCTCTCGGCGAACTCGCGCCAGACATAGGCGCGCTCCAGCGCGAGGTCGATCGAGCCGATCACGTTGCCGTCCTTGCGCAAGGGAATCTGCCGCAGCATCAGCGGTCGCGCGCTGGCCGGCTGCAACAGCTTGAGCACATCGCGCACGCCGCCGGCAGTGCGGTCGATCTTGTTCAGGAACAGGATGCGCGGCACGCCGAGTTCATCCAGCCTGCGCATGACAAGCTGAAGGGCGGGGATTTTCTTTTCGTCGGCCTCCGCCACCACGACCGCGACGTCGCAGGCGGCGACGATGGGCTCGGATTCGTAGGCGAACTCGATGGAGCCGGGGCAGTCGATGAATGTCAGGCTCTCACCCATGAATGTGGTCGTGGCGACGGTCGCCTCGACGCTCATGGCGTGACCTTTGGCTTCTGCGCTGTGGTCAGCGACCGTATTGCCCGAGCCGATTGCGTT
Protein-coding sequences here:
- a CDS encoding elongation factor G, whose amino-acid sequence is MGNRAGGRRTGPKCVAIVGPFASGKSTLLEAILARTGAVQRQNAIGSGNTVADHSAEAKGHAMSVEATVATTTFMGESLTFIDCPGSIEFAYESEPIVAACDVAVVVAEADEKKIPALQLVMRRLDELGVPRILFLNKIDRTAGGVRDVLKLLQPASARPLMLRQIPLRKDGNVIGSIDLALERAYVWREFAESEITEIPGDEKARELEARFQMLETLADHDDVLMEQLLEDKEPPADEVFDDLAADLRDGAVTPVFIGTAEKGNGVLRLLKSIRHDAPDVGATARRLGVPDKAGTVVQVMKTIHTPHGGKLSVSRVLAGTLADGAELYLPGGNPVKISGMYSLLGTAQVKTSAASTGDTVALGKLDDAMTGQTLTSSRSGMEPLVKLVPPQPVYAFALRPKERKDEVKMSAAIHRLADEDPSLSLEHNQDTGETILSGHGEMHLRVARERLEGRNQIPIESRNPSVPYRETIRKSVTQRGRHKKQSGGHGQFGDVVLDIKPLPRGSGFQFTETITGGVVPRQYIPSVETGVRDYLKSGPLGFPVVDIAVNLQDGSYHTVDSSDMAFQMAAKLAMKEGMAACGPVLLEPIMKVEIFTPSDATAKITALVPQRRGQILGYDGREGWPGWDVVEATMPQSEIGDLIIELRSATAGVASYRATFDHMAELTGRLADEVMNASGKAA